Proteins from a genomic interval of Triplophysa dalaica isolate WHDGS20190420 chromosome 13, ASM1584641v1, whole genome shotgun sequence:
- the sesn1 gene encoding sestrin-1 isoform X2 gives MRHASASSETMENNAITVTDLLKICTQCERLSKKDVGVRIPRPLGNGPSRFIPEKEILLVSKLDERTQSIFEDAFAVLGRLDNISLVIGFHPQYLESFLRTQHYLLQMDGPLSLHYRHYIGIMAAARHQCTYLVNLHVNDFLQVGGDPKWLNGLEEAPQKLQALGELNKILAHRPWLLTKEHIESLLKTEEHSWSLAELIHAVMLLTHYHSLASFTFGCGITPDIHTDGGHTFRPPSLSGYCVCDIANGNGSLEEMMGNQQVSESSGEVEVLMERMKQLQECRDEEEASQEEMATRFEREKTESMQVVTSEDEECVPSRDVSRHFEDPSYGYKDFSRRGEHVPTLRVQDYSWEDHGFSLVNRLYPDFGQLLDEKFQIAFHLTYNTMATHQDVDTSMLRRAIWNYIHCMFGIRYDDYDYGEINQLLDRSFKVYIKTVVCSPEKITKRMYESFWRQFQHSEKVHVNLLLMEARMQAELLYALRAITRYMT, from the exons ATGAGGCACGCGTCGGCATCCAGTGAAACTATGGAAAACAACGCGATCACCGTGACAGACTTGCTCAAAATTTGCACACAGTGTGAGCGGCTTagtaaaaag GACGTTGGGGTGCGAATCCCCAGACCCCTGGGAAATGGACCAAGTAGATTCATACCAGAAAAAGAG ATACTTCTAGTCAGTAAACTGGACGAAAGAACTCAGTCGATTTTCGAGGATGCCTTTGCTGTGCTCGGTCGCCTTGACAACATCTCCCTGGTGATAGGGTTCCATCCTCAGTATCTGGAGAGCTTTCTTAGGACACAGCATTATCTGCTTCAGATGGATGGTCCATTGTCTCTTCACTACAGACATTACATAGGCATAATG GCTGCTGCCAGGCACCAGTGCACGTATCTGGTCAACCTGCACGTGAACGATTTCCTGCAGGTAGGAGGCGATCCCAAGTGGTTGAATGGTTTGGAGGAAGCCCCGCAGAAGCTCCAGGCTCTCGGGGAGCTCAACAAGATCCTGGCCCACCGCCCTTGGCTCCTCACCAAAGAACACATCGAG AGTTTACTGAAGACAGAGGAGCACAGCTGGTCCCTGGCTGAGCTGATTCATGCGGTGATGCTGCTCACACATTATCACTCGCTGGCCTCATTTACATTCGGTTGCGGCATCACTCCTGACATCCACACAGATGGAGGACATACGTTCAGGCCGCCCTCACTCAGCGGTTACTGCGTATGTGACATTGCCAATGGCAACGGGAGCCTGGAGGAGATGATGGGGAACCAACAG gtGTCAGAGTCGTCTGGCGAGGTGGAAGTGTTGATGGAGCGGATGAAGCAGCTACAGGAATGTCGTGACGAAGAGGAGGCCAGTCAGGAGGAAATGGCCACTCGTTTTGAGAGGGAGAAGACCGAAAGCATGCAGGTGGTCACCTCTG AGGACGAGGAGTGCGTACCCTCCAGGGATGTGTCGCGACACTTTGAAGACCCCAGTTACGGCTACAAAGACTTCTCCAGGAGAGGAGAGCATGTGCCCACCCTTAGAGTGCAG GATTATAGTTGGGAGGATCATGGCTTTTCCCTTGTGAATCGACTGTATCCAGATTTCGGACAGCTTCTCGATGAGAAGTTCCAGATCGCTTTCCATCTGACATATAACACAATGGCCACACACCAGGATGTGGACACCTCTATGCTCCGCAGAGCAATCTGGAACTACATCCACTGCATGTTTGGTATACG ATATGATGATTATGACTACGGGGAAATAAACCAGCTGTTAGATCGCAGTTTTAAAGTCTACATTAAGACTGTGGTGTGCAGTCCAGAGAAGATCACCAAGAGGATGTACGAAAGCTTCTGGAGGCAGTTCCAGCACTCTGAGAAG GTCCACGTTAATTTGCTTCTTATGGAAGCGCGCATGCAGGCAGAACTGCTCTACGCTCTGAGAGCCATCACTCGCTACATGACATGA
- the armc2 gene encoding armadillo repeat-containing protein 2 isoform X2: MFQTLDTGLHLYHSSMSLMELQHEKSERVYTRRQTSAEIVSEARRSLRSLTTQRPFTPQEQHRQLFGESSSRARDGRPPSAFSLHARNFEAPDSRPGSGSRLSPLEHIPRLSAFRDEDGREEEAALPKPPAERENTRRGSGGCRARHLRTSSINKLPLMTSQSKSLDRSVEERIDQPEDGERLHCDDVTGHITKASSEAVLHTINKNRIAQSAQNDVSSGSKPDAYHGLNDTDADDNMDESHYWNSKVLPLLHEIESFAPGDGVSEEMVGRMCHACTELHNALAERGMLGRQCKKRSTILRSLFRLVDVGSDRLNLTLAKLILALNVSGNNLVNICKLIFKISRNASNDTLFLTSSVLDSLLSLLKSEDVWSKSEAVLYCVGSLKLLSGNSALASLLLGKDFIGILLLLSKRLRHCIPQTSSNVTNHRAEGQNVIAGHILVQVTAALRNIADQSESRPSFLSSKAFVTLCWIVENHRHDTDICINVARIFSKLSTYTECCYALAETPRCCSLFLDLLGKHSRKQDLVVRLLFTLGNLTAKSIKARERVYEEEGGIDALLDLFQIYQRKPSAPEQHPAPEREDVLIKLIRLLANLAIHPTVGTALAANPLCVQLLLQVLESRCVQECEELVINAAATINNLSFYQGESSLVRSQYKHISQLLLKLLLGSSMEGVLEATRVFGNLSQIKDVRRFIVQHKVHQFVVTLLDSKNPDVCFSACGVLINLSADSENTALLRVEGTTQKLIDCLRDFGSQDWHLAAVVCQTLWNCSLDGEMQHSEELLKILRLYTDRELLQWPSNDGVRQVQEACWELLFLPVAERLRQRLHVEDITGIS, from the exons ATGTTTCAGACCCTTGATACTGGTTTACATCTTTATCACTCAAGCATGTCCTTAATGGAGCTCCAACATGAGAAAAGTGAGCGTGTGTACACCAGAAGGCAGACGAGTGCTGAGATAGTGTCAGAGGCCCGTCGCTCTCTCCGAAGTCTTACCACACAACGACCCTTCACCCCTCAAGAGCAGCATCGGCAGCTTTTTGGAGAGTCATCCTCTCGTGCACGTGACGGACGTCCACCTTCTGCATTTAG tCTTCATGCCCGGAATTTTGAAGCACCTGACTCCAGACCAGGTTCTGGAAGCCGTCTCAGCCCACTGGAACAT ATACCCAGGCTGTCTGCGTTTCGTGATGAGGATGGTCGTGAGGAGGAAGCAGCTCTCCCCAAACCCCCTGCTGAGCGAGAGAATACCAGGAGAGGTTCAGGAGGGTGTCGAGCCAGACATCTTAGAACGTCATCCATTAACAAGCTACCACTCATGACATCACAGTCAAAGA GTTTAGATAGGTCTGTAGAAGAGAGAATAGACCAACCAGAAGATGGAGAAAGGCTACattgtgatgatgtcacagggCATATCACAAAAGCCTCCTCAGAAGCTGTCCTGCACACAATTAACAAAAACAG GATAGCGCAGTCAGCCCAAAATGATGTGTCCAGTGGATCAAAACCAG ATGCTTATCATGGACTTAATGACACAGATGCAGATGATAACATGGATGAATCTCACTACTGGAACTCTAAAGTCCTTCCCCTCCTTCATGAAATCGAGTCCTTTGCACCAG GTGACGGAGTGTCAGAAGAAATGGTGGGACGCATGTGCCACGCATGCACTGAACTCCATAATGCCCTGGCTGAGAGAGGCATGCTGGGAAGACAGTGTAAAAAGAGGTCCACTATCCTAAGATCGCTCTTCAGACTTGTAGATGTGGGATCTGATCGACTTAATCTTACCTTAGCCAAACTCATTTTGGCA CTCAATGTGAGTGGAAACAACTTGGTGAACATCTGCAAGCTCATCTTCAAAATCAGCAGGAACGCCAGTAATGACACCCTGTTCCTCACCAGCTCCGTCCTCG ACTCGCTTCTTTCTCTGCTGAAGTCTGAAGATGTGTGGAGTAAAAGTGAGGCCGTGCTGTACTGCGTCGGCTCACTGAAACTCCTCTCAGGAAACAGCGCCCTCGCCAGTCTGCTGCTGGGTAAAGACTTCATCGGGATACTGCTGCTGCTATCGAAGAGGCTGAGACATTGTATTCCTCAAACTTCATCCAATGTAACCAATCACAGGGCAGAGGGTCAGAATGTCATTGCAGGACACATACTGGTACAG GTCACTGCAGCTTTGAGAAATATAGCTGACCAGTCTGAGTCTCGGCCTTCTTTCTTATCCAGCAAGGCCTTTGTTACTCTATGCTGGATTGTGGAGAACCACCGCCACGACACTGACATATGCATTAATGTGGCCCGGATATTCAG CAAGCTGTCAACCTACACTGAGTGCTGTTATGCTCTAGCTGAAACACCACGCTGCTGCAGCCTATTTTTAGACCTGCTGGGCAAACACAGCCGGAAACAG GACTTGGTAGTTCGTCTCCTGTTCACACTGGGGAATTTAACAGCCAAGAGCATTAAAGCAAGAGAACGGGTCTATGAGGAGGAAGGGGGAATAGACGCCCTCTTAGATCTTTTCCAGATCTACCAGAGAAAGCCTTCGGCCCCTGAGCAACATCCTGCTCCTGAAAGAGAGGACGTTCTCATCAAACTGATCCGACTGCTGGCAAACCTGGCCATTCATCCCACCGTGGGCACAGCGCTGGCTGCCAACCCTTTGTGTGTTCAGCTTCTACTACAAGTGTTGg AGTCCAGATGCGTGCAGGAGTGTGAAGAGCTAGTGATTAATGCTGCCGCCACCATCAACAACCTGTCTTTCTACCAGGGAGAGAGCTCGTTGGTCCGCTCCCAGTACAAACACATCTCCCAGT TGCTACTAAAGCTCTTGTTGGGCTCCAGTATGGAAGGTGTATTGGAGGCCACACGTGTGTTTGGAAATCTTTCTCAGATCAAAGATGTGAGGCGCTTCATCGTGCAGCACAAAG TGCATCAGTTCGTGGTGACCCTCCTAGACTCCAAGAACCCTGATGTGTGTTTCTCTGCGTGTGGCGTTCTTATCAACTTATCTGCAGATTCAGAGAATACGGCCCTACTGAGGGTTGAGGGAACCACTCAGAA GCTTATTGACTGTCTACGTGACTTTGGGTCTCAGGACTGGCATCTGGCCGCTGTGGTGTGTCAGACGCTGTGGAACTGCTCTTTAGATGGAGAGATGCAACATTCTGAGGAGCTGCTGAAGATATTAAGGCTCTACACAG ACAGAGAACTTCTGCAGTGGCCTTCAAATGATGGAGTCAGACAGGTCCAGGAAGCATGCTGGGAGTTGCTCTTTTTGCCTGTGGCTGAGAGGCTAAGACAACGTTTACATGTTGAAGACATTACTGGAATCAGTTAG
- the armc2 gene encoding armadillo repeat-containing protein 2 isoform X3, producing the protein MSLMELQHEKSERVYTRRQTSAEIVSEARRSLRSLTTQRPFTPQEQHRQLFGESSSRARDGRPPSAFSLHARNFEAPDSRPGSGSRLSPLEHIPRLSAFRDEDGREEEAALPKPPAERENTRRGSGGCRARHLRTSSINKLPLMTSQSKSLDRSVEERIDQPEDGERLHCDDVTGHITKASSEAVLHTINKNSRIAQSAQNDVSSGSKPDAYHGLNDTDADDNMDESHYWNSKVLPLLHEIESFAPGDGVSEEMVGRMCHACTELHNALAERGMLGRQCKKRSTILRSLFRLVDVGSDRLNLTLAKLILALNVSGNNLVNICKLIFKISRNASNDTLFLTSSVLDSLLSLLKSEDVWSKSEAVLYCVGSLKLLSGNSALASLLLGKDFIGILLLLSKRLRHCIPQTSSNVTNHRAEGQNVIAGHILVQVTAALRNIADQSESRPSFLSSKAFVTLCWIVENHRHDTDICINVARIFSKLSTYTECCYALAETPRCCSLFLDLLGKHSRKQDLVVRLLFTLGNLTAKSIKARERVYEEEGGIDALLDLFQIYQRKPSAPEQHPAPEREDVLIKLIRLLANLAIHPTVGTALAANPLCVQLLLQVLESRCVQECEELVINAAATINNLSFYQGESSLVRSQYKHISQLLLKLLLGSSMEGVLEATRVFGNLSQIKDVRRFIVQHKVHQFVVTLLDSKNPDVCFSACGVLINLSADSENTALLRVEGTTQKLIDCLRDFGSQDWHLAAVVCQTLWNCSLDGEMQHSEELLKILRLYTDRELLQWPSNDGVRQVQEACWELLFLPVAERLRQRLHVEDITGIS; encoded by the exons ATGTCCTTAATGGAGCTCCAACATGAGAAAAGTGAGCGTGTGTACACCAGAAGGCAGACGAGTGCTGAGATAGTGTCAGAGGCCCGTCGCTCTCTCCGAAGTCTTACCACACAACGACCCTTCACCCCTCAAGAGCAGCATCGGCAGCTTTTTGGAGAGTCATCCTCTCGTGCACGTGACGGACGTCCACCTTCTGCATTTAG tCTTCATGCCCGGAATTTTGAAGCACCTGACTCCAGACCAGGTTCTGGAAGCCGTCTCAGCCCACTGGAACAT ATACCCAGGCTGTCTGCGTTTCGTGATGAGGATGGTCGTGAGGAGGAAGCAGCTCTCCCCAAACCCCCTGCTGAGCGAGAGAATACCAGGAGAGGTTCAGGAGGGTGTCGAGCCAGACATCTTAGAACGTCATCCATTAACAAGCTACCACTCATGACATCACAGTCAAAGA GTTTAGATAGGTCTGTAGAAGAGAGAATAGACCAACCAGAAGATGGAGAAAGGCTACattgtgatgatgtcacagggCATATCACAAAAGCCTCCTCAGAAGCTGTCCTGCACACAATTAACAAAAACAG TAGGATAGCGCAGTCAGCCCAAAATGATGTGTCCAGTGGATCAAAACCAG ATGCTTATCATGGACTTAATGACACAGATGCAGATGATAACATGGATGAATCTCACTACTGGAACTCTAAAGTCCTTCCCCTCCTTCATGAAATCGAGTCCTTTGCACCAG GTGACGGAGTGTCAGAAGAAATGGTGGGACGCATGTGCCACGCATGCACTGAACTCCATAATGCCCTGGCTGAGAGAGGCATGCTGGGAAGACAGTGTAAAAAGAGGTCCACTATCCTAAGATCGCTCTTCAGACTTGTAGATGTGGGATCTGATCGACTTAATCTTACCTTAGCCAAACTCATTTTGGCA CTCAATGTGAGTGGAAACAACTTGGTGAACATCTGCAAGCTCATCTTCAAAATCAGCAGGAACGCCAGTAATGACACCCTGTTCCTCACCAGCTCCGTCCTCG ACTCGCTTCTTTCTCTGCTGAAGTCTGAAGATGTGTGGAGTAAAAGTGAGGCCGTGCTGTACTGCGTCGGCTCACTGAAACTCCTCTCAGGAAACAGCGCCCTCGCCAGTCTGCTGCTGGGTAAAGACTTCATCGGGATACTGCTGCTGCTATCGAAGAGGCTGAGACATTGTATTCCTCAAACTTCATCCAATGTAACCAATCACAGGGCAGAGGGTCAGAATGTCATTGCAGGACACATACTGGTACAG GTCACTGCAGCTTTGAGAAATATAGCTGACCAGTCTGAGTCTCGGCCTTCTTTCTTATCCAGCAAGGCCTTTGTTACTCTATGCTGGATTGTGGAGAACCACCGCCACGACACTGACATATGCATTAATGTGGCCCGGATATTCAG CAAGCTGTCAACCTACACTGAGTGCTGTTATGCTCTAGCTGAAACACCACGCTGCTGCAGCCTATTTTTAGACCTGCTGGGCAAACACAGCCGGAAACAG GACTTGGTAGTTCGTCTCCTGTTCACACTGGGGAATTTAACAGCCAAGAGCATTAAAGCAAGAGAACGGGTCTATGAGGAGGAAGGGGGAATAGACGCCCTCTTAGATCTTTTCCAGATCTACCAGAGAAAGCCTTCGGCCCCTGAGCAACATCCTGCTCCTGAAAGAGAGGACGTTCTCATCAAACTGATCCGACTGCTGGCAAACCTGGCCATTCATCCCACCGTGGGCACAGCGCTGGCTGCCAACCCTTTGTGTGTTCAGCTTCTACTACAAGTGTTGg AGTCCAGATGCGTGCAGGAGTGTGAAGAGCTAGTGATTAATGCTGCCGCCACCATCAACAACCTGTCTTTCTACCAGGGAGAGAGCTCGTTGGTCCGCTCCCAGTACAAACACATCTCCCAGT TGCTACTAAAGCTCTTGTTGGGCTCCAGTATGGAAGGTGTATTGGAGGCCACACGTGTGTTTGGAAATCTTTCTCAGATCAAAGATGTGAGGCGCTTCATCGTGCAGCACAAAG TGCATCAGTTCGTGGTGACCCTCCTAGACTCCAAGAACCCTGATGTGTGTTTCTCTGCGTGTGGCGTTCTTATCAACTTATCTGCAGATTCAGAGAATACGGCCCTACTGAGGGTTGAGGGAACCACTCAGAA GCTTATTGACTGTCTACGTGACTTTGGGTCTCAGGACTGGCATCTGGCCGCTGTGGTGTGTCAGACGCTGTGGAACTGCTCTTTAGATGGAGAGATGCAACATTCTGAGGAGCTGCTGAAGATATTAAGGCTCTACACAG ACAGAGAACTTCTGCAGTGGCCTTCAAATGATGGAGTCAGACAGGTCCAGGAAGCATGCTGGGAGTTGCTCTTTTTGCCTGTGGCTGAGAGGCTAAGACAACGTTTACATGTTGAAGACATTACTGGAATCAGTTAG
- the armc2 gene encoding armadillo repeat-containing protein 2 isoform X1 translates to MFQTLDTGLHLYHSSMSLMELQHEKSERVYTRRQTSAEIVSEARRSLRSLTTQRPFTPQEQHRQLFGESSSRARDGRPPSAFSLHARNFEAPDSRPGSGSRLSPLEHIPRLSAFRDEDGREEEAALPKPPAERENTRRGSGGCRARHLRTSSINKLPLMTSQSKSLDRSVEERIDQPEDGERLHCDDVTGHITKASSEAVLHTINKNSRIAQSAQNDVSSGSKPDAYHGLNDTDADDNMDESHYWNSKVLPLLHEIESFAPGDGVSEEMVGRMCHACTELHNALAERGMLGRQCKKRSTILRSLFRLVDVGSDRLNLTLAKLILALNVSGNNLVNICKLIFKISRNASNDTLFLTSSVLDSLLSLLKSEDVWSKSEAVLYCVGSLKLLSGNSALASLLLGKDFIGILLLLSKRLRHCIPQTSSNVTNHRAEGQNVIAGHILVQVTAALRNIADQSESRPSFLSSKAFVTLCWIVENHRHDTDICINVARIFSKLSTYTECCYALAETPRCCSLFLDLLGKHSRKQDLVVRLLFTLGNLTAKSIKARERVYEEEGGIDALLDLFQIYQRKPSAPEQHPAPEREDVLIKLIRLLANLAIHPTVGTALAANPLCVQLLLQVLESRCVQECEELVINAAATINNLSFYQGESSLVRSQYKHISQLLLKLLLGSSMEGVLEATRVFGNLSQIKDVRRFIVQHKVHQFVVTLLDSKNPDVCFSACGVLINLSADSENTALLRVEGTTQKLIDCLRDFGSQDWHLAAVVCQTLWNCSLDGEMQHSEELLKILRLYTDRELLQWPSNDGVRQVQEACWELLFLPVAERLRQRLHVEDITGIS, encoded by the exons ATGTTTCAGACCCTTGATACTGGTTTACATCTTTATCACTCAAGCATGTCCTTAATGGAGCTCCAACATGAGAAAAGTGAGCGTGTGTACACCAGAAGGCAGACGAGTGCTGAGATAGTGTCAGAGGCCCGTCGCTCTCTCCGAAGTCTTACCACACAACGACCCTTCACCCCTCAAGAGCAGCATCGGCAGCTTTTTGGAGAGTCATCCTCTCGTGCACGTGACGGACGTCCACCTTCTGCATTTAG tCTTCATGCCCGGAATTTTGAAGCACCTGACTCCAGACCAGGTTCTGGAAGCCGTCTCAGCCCACTGGAACAT ATACCCAGGCTGTCTGCGTTTCGTGATGAGGATGGTCGTGAGGAGGAAGCAGCTCTCCCCAAACCCCCTGCTGAGCGAGAGAATACCAGGAGAGGTTCAGGAGGGTGTCGAGCCAGACATCTTAGAACGTCATCCATTAACAAGCTACCACTCATGACATCACAGTCAAAGA GTTTAGATAGGTCTGTAGAAGAGAGAATAGACCAACCAGAAGATGGAGAAAGGCTACattgtgatgatgtcacagggCATATCACAAAAGCCTCCTCAGAAGCTGTCCTGCACACAATTAACAAAAACAG TAGGATAGCGCAGTCAGCCCAAAATGATGTGTCCAGTGGATCAAAACCAG ATGCTTATCATGGACTTAATGACACAGATGCAGATGATAACATGGATGAATCTCACTACTGGAACTCTAAAGTCCTTCCCCTCCTTCATGAAATCGAGTCCTTTGCACCAG GTGACGGAGTGTCAGAAGAAATGGTGGGACGCATGTGCCACGCATGCACTGAACTCCATAATGCCCTGGCTGAGAGAGGCATGCTGGGAAGACAGTGTAAAAAGAGGTCCACTATCCTAAGATCGCTCTTCAGACTTGTAGATGTGGGATCTGATCGACTTAATCTTACCTTAGCCAAACTCATTTTGGCA CTCAATGTGAGTGGAAACAACTTGGTGAACATCTGCAAGCTCATCTTCAAAATCAGCAGGAACGCCAGTAATGACACCCTGTTCCTCACCAGCTCCGTCCTCG ACTCGCTTCTTTCTCTGCTGAAGTCTGAAGATGTGTGGAGTAAAAGTGAGGCCGTGCTGTACTGCGTCGGCTCACTGAAACTCCTCTCAGGAAACAGCGCCCTCGCCAGTCTGCTGCTGGGTAAAGACTTCATCGGGATACTGCTGCTGCTATCGAAGAGGCTGAGACATTGTATTCCTCAAACTTCATCCAATGTAACCAATCACAGGGCAGAGGGTCAGAATGTCATTGCAGGACACATACTGGTACAG GTCACTGCAGCTTTGAGAAATATAGCTGACCAGTCTGAGTCTCGGCCTTCTTTCTTATCCAGCAAGGCCTTTGTTACTCTATGCTGGATTGTGGAGAACCACCGCCACGACACTGACATATGCATTAATGTGGCCCGGATATTCAG CAAGCTGTCAACCTACACTGAGTGCTGTTATGCTCTAGCTGAAACACCACGCTGCTGCAGCCTATTTTTAGACCTGCTGGGCAAACACAGCCGGAAACAG GACTTGGTAGTTCGTCTCCTGTTCACACTGGGGAATTTAACAGCCAAGAGCATTAAAGCAAGAGAACGGGTCTATGAGGAGGAAGGGGGAATAGACGCCCTCTTAGATCTTTTCCAGATCTACCAGAGAAAGCCTTCGGCCCCTGAGCAACATCCTGCTCCTGAAAGAGAGGACGTTCTCATCAAACTGATCCGACTGCTGGCAAACCTGGCCATTCATCCCACCGTGGGCACAGCGCTGGCTGCCAACCCTTTGTGTGTTCAGCTTCTACTACAAGTGTTGg AGTCCAGATGCGTGCAGGAGTGTGAAGAGCTAGTGATTAATGCTGCCGCCACCATCAACAACCTGTCTTTCTACCAGGGAGAGAGCTCGTTGGTCCGCTCCCAGTACAAACACATCTCCCAGT TGCTACTAAAGCTCTTGTTGGGCTCCAGTATGGAAGGTGTATTGGAGGCCACACGTGTGTTTGGAAATCTTTCTCAGATCAAAGATGTGAGGCGCTTCATCGTGCAGCACAAAG TGCATCAGTTCGTGGTGACCCTCCTAGACTCCAAGAACCCTGATGTGTGTTTCTCTGCGTGTGGCGTTCTTATCAACTTATCTGCAGATTCAGAGAATACGGCCCTACTGAGGGTTGAGGGAACCACTCAGAA GCTTATTGACTGTCTACGTGACTTTGGGTCTCAGGACTGGCATCTGGCCGCTGTGGTGTGTCAGACGCTGTGGAACTGCTCTTTAGATGGAGAGATGCAACATTCTGAGGAGCTGCTGAAGATATTAAGGCTCTACACAG ACAGAGAACTTCTGCAGTGGCCTTCAAATGATGGAGTCAGACAGGTCCAGGAAGCATGCTGGGAGTTGCTCTTTTTGCCTGTGGCTGAGAGGCTAAGACAACGTTTACATGTTGAAGACATTACTGGAATCAGTTAG